In [Mycobacterium] stephanolepidis, the genomic window GTCAATTCCACACGCGCTGAGCAGTATTGATGGTCGTCGGACCTTCATCCAACGGCGCAGCTTTACGTGGTGGTAAGCCATATCGATGATCGGCGCCATGGCAAACAATGTGCCGAACTCGCGGGATCGGTAGCCGAAATCCTCCGTTGCCGCGTCAGCGAGACGTCCGACGTTCCGATAGAGCATCGACCCGAACCGGCTGAGGCGATCCTTGCGCACCGCCAAGCCGGGATAGCCGTCGCGCGCAAACGCGGCGCGCTGCAACGTGAGTAGATCCTCGGCGCCCAAGGCCATGTTGTCCACTAGGCCTCTCTCGTATCCAGAAACTGGCTGGCGGCCAATGACTTTGGATCACCACTGACAAACTCTTCTTGTGGGACAGCGCGCTCCAAACTCGCCCTGGTCTCAGGGATCGCACGCACGCTCCTTCGGAGAGCCTTCTCGATAGGAAACCGAAAGGCCACCGCAACAACATTGATGGCGTACATCGGACGCCACGCATGTGCGCGTGGCCGGTGCACCAGCGCGTGCGCCACACCCCATGCGGCCTCGTCAGCCGACTGACTCGGGAATCGACGTTGCACGTTCCCCGGTGCGCTCATCTTGGTGCGCACACTCCCAAGGTAGTACTGCGTGATGACTACGCCGTCCTGTGTCGCTTCCGGAGCCGCGGCTCGAAGGAACCAATCCAGTGCGATCTTCGACGCGAGATAGAAGCCCCACTTCGGGTTTGGCGGACCGAGAACGCCACTGGTCGATATGTTGACGATGTGCCCCGAACCACGAGCCCGCATGTACGGCAGGAGTGCCATGGTGAGCCGTACCGGTCCTATGTAATTGGCTGCGATACTCGCGTGGAGGTCCTTCGGCCGCCGGTAGGACAGGTGGATTGCCCGGTTGAGTGACTTACCCGCGTTATGCACCAGGACGTCGACACGTCCGTACTTCGCCAATACTTTGGATGCAAAGCTCATGATTTGTGCGTCGTCTGCCAAGTCCATGGTGTGGATGTCAACATGCCCGCCTGTGCGGCGTATCTTCTCGGCGACTTGCTCAAGCAATTGAGTGCTGCGCGCGCAGATCACCACGTATGCACCAGCTGCGGCGCAGTGGCTAGCCAGGCTTGCGCCTAGACCAGAAGATGCTCCGGTAATCACAACCACTTGTCCCCGCAGCGTCTGCTCCAGCAACGCTGGACTACGGAGCATCTTGGGCGAAGTGATCCGTCCCAGAAAACGCATCCACCGTGTGGAATGTTTGTTCTCCGCAGTTGCCGACCACGACGCGGGCAACACCAACTCTTCTGCACCAGACATCATTCGCCCACTTCTTCAAGTACGAACTCTGCCAGGTATTCGACGACTTCTGCATCCTTGGCGGGCTTCCACTTCGGTGCCAGTAGCTTCATGTACCGCTCCACGTACAGCAGCTGCTTGGCGATAAGAACCAGGTCCCGGGGAAGGCGAAGCCCATAGACCTGGCCCAGTTCAAGGATCTTTTTGCCCAATTCCTGGTAGGACACCTTGCTCAGCTCCGCCCCTGAGAGTGGTTCGGTCAGGGACCGTAGATCGCTCACCGCCTGGCCTGCGGCGACTGAACGTTTGACAGCACCTAAAGCCACTAGATGCCTACTGGCGGCTAGCAAATCGTTGTTGATCACGAGGTCGACGATCAGTTTGCGCAGAAGCGAAGCTCGGTCGACGTCGAACCGACCGACTATCCCCCAGTCCAGGAAGACCAAGACGCCTGACCTGTCGACAAGGACATTCCCCGCATGCAGATCCCCATGGAATACCCCAGCCTTGAAGATCGACTCCAACAGCACCAGCAGCAGTGTTCGGATGGCTCTCGAGCTGTCCCCGCCGAAGCGCTCCTCGACCGCTTCTACCTCGTCGACACGCACACCGTCGATATACTCCATAACAAGTAGATTCGCGGTGGTGTACTGGCCGAACACCCCGGGGACCCGCGCATGATCAGCGAACCGCGATGCCCCGATAAACTCCGCCCATGCCGTCATCGATGCCGATTCATTGCGAAAGTCCAACTCGCTAAACAGATTATCGCTGAAGTCTTCCACAATGTCTCTAGCGGCGAGCATTCGCCCAGAAGGAAACAGCTCCAGCATCCTTGCCCCCACCGCCAGGATTCGAGTATCCGACACGATACGTTCCCGGATGGCGGGGCGCTGAATCTTGACCACCACCCGTTCGCCTGTGATCAGCGTGGCCGCATGAACCTGCGCTATCGACGCTGATGCCAAGGGTTGAAAATCGAACTGAGAGAAGATGTTCGCCACAGGCTCACCCAGCTCCCTATACAGCGTCTTGCGCACTTCCCCGGGGTCAGCGGGAGTCGCGCGATCGAGAAGTAGCTGAAGCTCGTTAGCCAACACCTCAGGAAACACACCGGGCGACGAGGCCACTAGTTGGCCCAGTTTGACGTAAGTGGGACCTAGCGCCTCGAATCTCCTTCGCACTTCTGCCGCGGCAGGTCGAGAAATTGCCCCACGAAACCGTTTCGAGAACAGCACATGGACTGATCCAATGCTCACGTGCCACGCAGTGCTCGCAACCCGGGATCCAGTTCTAGCAATCGACACAAGCATGTCGGTTACCGGACGCCCCACGACGACAGGACTCGCCGAATCTCTCCACTGTCCCGCGTGATCCCAACCGGATCCGCCAGACTCGTGCGCGAGAAGCGAGGTGCGGGCGCAGGGTGAGTGACACCGTCGATACTGAGAAATCCTCTGCGCGCCTGGTTATGTGGATGATGCTCAACTTCGTCCAGTTCAAGCACAGGAGTCACACACGCGTCTGAATCTGCGAAGATCTCGGCCCATTCATCTCGGGTCTTCTCTTTGAGTTTGCCTGAGACCAATTCAAGAAGTTGAGGCCAGCCACGACGGTCCAACTGAAATGGCAAGTCGGGGTCGTCGATCCCAAGCGCCGCCAGCAGCTCTGTATAGAACTGCAATTCGACGCAACCCACCGCTAGATACTTACCATCGGCACATTCGTAGACGTTGTAGAAGGGCGCCGCGGCGCTCTCAAGAACGTTCTGCCCCGGCTCTTCGTTCCACAAACCTGCGCTGCGCATGCCTTGGAGAAACGCTGTGAACAGTCCCGATCCGTCGATCATCGCCGCATCAACGACCTGTCCCCGACCTGACCGGTCACGCTCCACGAGGGCCGCCGCTATGCCGAGCGCTAGAAGCATCCCTCCTCCGGCGAAATCACCGAGCATGTTGGCGGCGGGGTAGGCGCGACCGGCCCCGCGACCGGACACCGCCAGTGCTCCGGACAGCGCGATGTAGTTGAGGTCGTGGCCGGCCCTAGGCGCAAGCGGACCGTCCTGCCCCCAACCGGTGAGGCGGCCATAGACCAGTCGGGAGTTCCGATCTGTCAGCGCTTGCGGGCCCAGCCCTAGACGCTCGGCGACGCCCGGGCGAAAACCCTCGACGAACACGTCCGCCTGCTCGACAATATTGAGGAGCTCTGCAAGGTCGTCCTCACGTTTCACATCCAGCTCAATGACATACTTGCTGCGATCCAACGGCCCTTCCGGCGGTGCTATCCCTCTGTCAGCAGGTCCTTTTCGGTCGACTCGCAAGACCTGAGCGCCCATGTCCGCCAAGATCATTCCGCAGAACGGAGCGGGCGCCAAGCCCGCCATTTCGACGACCTTGATTCCGCCTAACGGTCCCACAAGTCCAGATCCTCCTTGCCGCAGTTTCGGAAGCGTGGCCGCTACCTGGTTCTTGCGAAAAAGACTAGATACCAAACAAAATCGGCACTATGACTCAACTTCTCGCCGGACTTGACTTGAATTTTCAGGCTCGCCGGCCATCCTGACCAGCTCGCTCCGCAGGAGCTTGCCCGTCGAATTGCGAGGAAACTCCTTAACAAATCGCACCGCGCGTGGGACCTTGTACCTGGCCAGATTGGCCCTGATGTACTTCTTGATCTCGTCCGCCAGATCTTGATCTTCGCCATGGTTTTCACTCGAGGATCGGATTACGAAGGCGTACAGGCGCTTGCCAAATTCCGGATCATCCACCCCAACTATTGCGGCGTCGCGAACGT contains:
- a CDS encoding SDR family NAD(P)-dependent oxidoreductase codes for the protein MMSGAEELVLPASWSATAENKHSTRWMRFLGRITSPKMLRSPALLEQTLRGQVVVITGASSGLGASLASHCAAAGAYVVICARSTQLLEQVAEKIRRTGGHVDIHTMDLADDAQIMSFASKVLAKYGRVDVLVHNAGKSLNRAIHLSYRRPKDLHASIAANYIGPVRLTMALLPYMRARGSGHIVNISTSGVLGPPNPKWGFYLASKIALDWFLRAAAPEATQDGVVITQYYLGSVRTKMSAPGNVQRRFPSQSADEAAWGVAHALVHRPRAHAWRPMYAINVVAVAFRFPIEKALRRSVRAIPETRASLERAVPQEEFVSGDPKSLAASQFLDTREA
- a CDS encoding ABC1 kinase family protein translates to MLVSIARTGSRVASTAWHVSIGSVHVLFSKRFRGAISRPAAAEVRRRFEALGPTYVKLGQLVASSPGVFPEVLANELQLLLDRATPADPGEVRKTLYRELGEPVANIFSQFDFQPLASASIAQVHAATLITGERVVVKIQRPAIRERIVSDTRILAVGARMLELFPSGRMLAARDIVEDFSDNLFSELDFRNESASMTAWAEFIGASRFADHARVPGVFGQYTTANLLVMEYIDGVRVDEVEAVEERFGGDSSRAIRTLLLVLLESIFKAGVFHGDLHAGNVLVDRSGVLVFLDWGIVGRFDVDRASLLRKLIVDLVINNDLLAASRHLVALGAVKRSVAAGQAVSDLRSLTEPLSGAELSKVSYQELGKKILELGQVYGLRLPRDLVLIAKQLLYVERYMKLLAPKWKPAKDAEVVEYLAEFVLEEVGE
- a CDS encoding CaiB/BaiF CoA transferase family protein, which produces MGPLGGIKVVEMAGLAPAPFCGMILADMGAQVLRVDRKGPADRGIAPPEGPLDRSKYVIELDVKREDDLAELLNIVEQADVFVEGFRPGVAERLGLGPQALTDRNSRLVYGRLTGWGQDGPLAPRAGHDLNYIALSGALAVSGRGAGRAYPAANMLGDFAGGGMLLALGIAAALVERDRSGRGQVVDAAMIDGSGLFTAFLQGMRSAGLWNEEPGQNVLESAAAPFYNVYECADGKYLAVGCVELQFYTELLAALGIDDPDLPFQLDRRGWPQLLELVSGKLKEKTRDEWAEIFADSDACVTPVLELDEVEHHPHNQARRGFLSIDGVTHPAPAPRFSRTSLADPVGITRDSGEIRRVLSSWGVR